A window from Tindallia magadiensis encodes these proteins:
- the pflB gene encoding formate C-acetyltransferase produces MKPWRLFKNGEWQKKVDVRDFIQQNYEPYDGNEDFLAEVSPKSKKLWDQADALIQKEIEAGVLDVDTEHFSGIDHFEPGYMDQENEVIVGFQSDAPLKRIVNPFGGYRMVQDSLDAYGYEMNPELADVFQQVRKTHNQGVFDAYTTEMKEARSAGLLTGLPDAYGRGRIIGDYRRIPLYGVNFLIAEKERDQKELLAGAATENRIRLREEVSEQIRALQAIKNMASKYGVDLSEPATTAQEAVQFFYFAYLAGVKENNGAAMSLGRNTAFLDIYIQRDLQEGRITEVEAQELIDQLVIKLRMVRHLRTPDYNALFAGDPTWVTESIGGIGLDGRHHVTKTAYRFLHTLTNLGPAPEPNMTILWDENLPPAFKRYCMKQSEATGALQYENDELMRPLYGDDYGIACCVSAMAIGKQMQFFGARTNLAKALLYAINGGMDELKYRKDGTPYQLVEDIEPLKGEVLDYDQVMTNFKKVMDYLARLYADTMSTIHYMHDKYAYEAGLMSLHDTFVHRFMAFGAAGISIVADSLSAIKYAQVKPVRNRFGIAEDFTIEGDFPAYGNDDDRVDQIAVEVIEYFSQALKSNPIYRDSEHTLSILTITSNVVYGKKTGSTPDGRKKGEAFAPGANPMHGRDKMGALASLNSVAKLKYCEVCQDGISNTFSITPETLGRESETRYQNLAGILDGYFSQGAFHLNINVLSREMLLDAMKHPQKYPNLTIRVSGYAVHFNRLTEEQKQEVIQRTFHEAV; encoded by the coding sequence ATGAAGCCTTGGAGGCTCTTTAAAAATGGCGAGTGGCAAAAAAAGGTGGATGTCAGAGATTTTATTCAACAAAACTATGAACCTTATGATGGAAATGAAGATTTCTTAGCAGAGGTTTCTCCCAAGAGTAAGAAACTGTGGGATCAAGCCGATGCATTGATTCAAAAGGAGATCGAAGCTGGGGTGTTGGATGTAGATACGGAGCATTTTTCCGGAATAGATCATTTTGAACCTGGTTATATGGATCAGGAAAACGAGGTCATTGTCGGTTTTCAAAGCGATGCACCTCTTAAGCGTATTGTAAATCCTTTTGGCGGTTACCGAATGGTGCAGGACTCTCTGGATGCTTATGGGTATGAGATGAACCCGGAGCTGGCAGACGTTTTTCAGCAGGTACGCAAAACCCATAACCAAGGGGTTTTTGATGCCTATACCACAGAAATGAAGGAAGCCCGCTCTGCTGGTCTGTTAACCGGACTGCCGGATGCTTACGGCCGTGGTCGAATCATTGGAGACTATCGACGTATTCCTCTGTATGGGGTAAATTTTCTTATAGCTGAAAAAGAAAGGGATCAAAAGGAACTCTTAGCAGGAGCGGCTACGGAAAACCGAATTCGGTTACGAGAAGAAGTGAGTGAGCAAATCCGGGCTCTACAAGCCATTAAGAACATGGCTTCTAAATATGGAGTAGACTTGTCAGAACCGGCAACTACCGCTCAGGAAGCGGTACAATTCTTTTATTTCGCTTATTTGGCAGGAGTAAAAGAAAACAACGGTGCTGCCATGTCTCTGGGACGAAACACAGCTTTTCTGGATATTTACATCCAGCGGGATCTGCAGGAAGGTCGGATAACGGAAGTGGAAGCTCAGGAGCTGATTGATCAGCTGGTTATCAAGCTTCGCATGGTGCGTCATCTTCGAACACCGGATTACAACGCCTTATTTGCCGGCGATCCTACCTGGGTAACGGAATCTATCGGTGGGATTGGCCTAGACGGTCGTCATCATGTCACCAAGACGGCTTACCGATTCTTGCATACTTTAACGAATTTAGGACCAGCTCCGGAACCAAATATGACTATCCTATGGGATGAGAACTTGCCGCCTGCCTTTAAACGTTATTGCATGAAGCAGTCGGAAGCTACCGGTGCTTTGCAATATGAAAACGATGAGTTGATGCGCCCTCTTTATGGCGATGATTATGGTATTGCCTGCTGTGTATCCGCCATGGCTATTGGTAAGCAGATGCAGTTCTTCGGAGCCAGAACCAATCTGGCAAAAGCTTTGCTCTATGCCATTAACGGAGGTATGGATGAGCTGAAATACCGAAAAGACGGAACGCCTTACCAGTTGGTAGAAGACATCGAGCCGCTAAAGGGTGAGGTGCTGGATTACGATCAGGTAATGACTAATTTCAAAAAAGTGATGGACTATCTGGCTCGCCTATATGCGGATACCATGAGCACCATCCATTATATGCATGATAAGTATGCTTATGAAGCCGGATTAATGTCGCTGCATGACACTTTTGTGCATCGGTTTATGGCGTTTGGAGCTGCCGGTATTTCCATTGTGGCCGACTCTCTCAGTGCCATTAAATACGCCCAGGTAAAGCCTGTTCGAAACCGGTTTGGAATCGCCGAAGATTTTACGATTGAAGGCGACTTTCCTGCTTACGGTAATGACGATGACCGAGTGGATCAAATTGCTGTGGAAGTCATTGAATATTTCAGCCAGGCTCTAAAATCCAATCCGATTTACCGAGATTCAGAACATACCCTATCCATCCTTACTATTACTTCCAACGTGGTCTATGGTAAGAAAACCGGCAGTACGCCGGATGGCCGGAAAAAAGGAGAGGCTTTTGCCCCCGGTGCCAACCCCATGCACGGACGGGATAAGATGGGAGCTTTGGCATCACTGAATTCAGTAGCGAAACTTAAGTATTGTGAAGTTTGCCAAGATGGTATTTCCAACACCTTCTCGATCACACCAGAAACCTTAGGAAGGGAATCGGAAACTCGTT